GAGGACCGCAGCCCAGACGATCGGGGGCCTCCAGTTCTCGTAGGGCGCTCGCCCACGTATCAGCGGCTGCTCGGCGCACCTCGCTATGGGGCTGGTCAACGTACTCGCTACGGCTGTTGTCATCAGGCTCCGCCCGTCGCAGCAGCCACGATCTCTTCGAGGTGGCTCGGCTGACTGGTGCTGGGAATGGGAGCGATGTGGCTGCCGTGGTCGAGGAGCCATTGCAGGGGTGCGGCTGGCCCGTTGGTACGGGCGAGGAGGCCGGCGTCGAGCGGTCGGTAGGCCACGTACGGAATGCCGAGTTCGCCGCACACCTCTACCGCGTCATCGAAGCGGTCGGTGGTGTTGAGGACGTTCTGCACCGCGGCGATGGTCAGATCCTTGCCCACACGATGGATGACCTCGGGGGTGACCTTGGACAGGCCGATGTGCCCGATCTTGCCCTCGTCTTGCAGCGCCTGCAGGACGGCGATCTGGTCGTCGAGGGCCACCTCTGGATCGATGCGGTGCAGGTAGCACAACTCCAGCCGCTCGACTCGCAGGCGGCGCAGGCTCGCTTCCGCACAGGCCCGCAGGTAGTAGGGGCTACCGAGGGACATCCACTGACCTGGTCCGGGGCGCACCATGCCGACCTTCGTGGCGATCAGCACGTGCTCCGCGTACGGGTAGAGCGCGTCCCGGATCAACTGCTCGGCGGTGTGGGGGCCGTAGGCGTCGGCGGTATCGATGTGGCTGATGCCGTACGTGTTCACGGCTTGACGCAGGATGCTGAGCGCGGTCTCACGGTCTGAAGGCTCGCCCCACGTGCCGGGGCCGGTCAGGCTCATGGTGCCGAAGCCGAGTCTGGATACGGTCTTCCCGGCGATGGTGATGGTGCCCCCGGGCAGCGCGGATGTCATACGAGGGCCTCCTTCAGGCAGCTCTGCACGGCTTCGTCGACGATGTGGGCCTGGCTGTCGGGGTCGCTGTGGACACGCAGGTGGGGGATGTCGTCGCGGTCCAGGAGCTGGTGCACGTGCTGGTCGACGAGGCGCCGGTAGCGCGGGTCGTAGTCATGGCTGGTGTCGACGGGCACGCTCTCGTCGAGAACCGTTGCCAACAGCAGGTGGTACTTAGGCAGTTGGGTGGCGGCGAGCGTGAGAAGGCGCTCGCGTTCCACCCGGGGAGCGGTTTCTCTGCGGTACTCCAGCGCGGCGTGGAAGTAGGCGACGGCGTCGTGAGCGGCTCGATCGACCAGGACGACTTCGGCGCCCTGCGCCATCGCCGCGATCTCGTCGGCGATGCCCTGGGCGATGATCCACTCGGTGGACTGGGCGGTGTGGTGCTGCATCTTGGGAAGGCCGGCCGCTGCCGCGCGCTTGCCGAGTCGGCCGGTGCGTCCCACGGTGATTCCTTCGGCGCGCAGTTCCATCTCTATGCGCTTCAGGAGCGTGGTCTTGCCGGTGGAGTGGGTGCCGAGCAAGCCGATACGGATGGGCTGGTCAGTGGTCACCACAGGGTTGGTTCCTCTTCTGGTTCGGGGGCTCCGGGCAGACTGGGCGGCACGGCCGCAGCGACCAGTTGGTCCCAGGTCTCGTAGTGGCCGGCCATGGCAAGCAGGAGCTGCGCCGTGGCGTAGGCGTCGTAGGTCGCGCGGTGTCGTCCGACCCGTGGGGCCTGCGACAGGTCTGGTGCTACGTGCTTGATCAGGGCGTCGAGGGTGTAGGAGGGTAGGCCCGTGTAGGTCGCCTTGGCGAGGCGCAGGGTGTCGATGACCCCGGCCGGCTTCCACGTGGGGAGGTGCCGGTGCAACTCCCGGTAATCGACGTGGGCGTTGTGGGCACTGATCCAGTTCTGGCCGAGGAAGTCGTGCACCGCGTCCGCGAGTTGCGCCCAGACGGGCTGGTCGGCGAGGACTTCGTTGGTCAGGCCGTGGATGCCGGCCGCGCGTGCTGTGACCGGCCGTTCGGGCCGGATCAGCCATGCCCCGGCCGTGGTGGTGTCGGGGACTCCGGCACGGACGGGCAGTGCGGCGATCTCGACGAGGTCGGGCGGGTTGGTGCCGTTGCCCTCGACATCGACGACGAACAGCGTGGGCCAGGAGGCGAAGTTCATGGCGTGGTGGTTCCGTTCTCCGCCTCCCAGCCGATGGGGGCCCGGCCGTGCTGGCGGTGGAGGTGGGGCTTCTCGCGGTCGTGGCACTGGTAGCCGAACCCGTGCTGGAGGAAGTAGCGGGGCGGCTCGTCCAGTCCCTCCACGACGATGGCACGCTCGTTGATCTCAACGTCGCCGGTCGCGCCGAGGGCGCGCGCCTGCCGGGTGACCTCCGCCAGATCCGGCCTGACCCAAGCCTCTTTGCACAAGGCGATCTGCCCGGGCGGGCAGATTCGGCACAGCTCGTCGATTCCGAAGTGGCCGTTGTAGTCGGCCTCACCGTGTGCGTAGGCGACGCCGCAGCTCGTCTTGAGGAACAAGGCCCCCCACGGGGCGCCGCCGGGCTCATTCCGGGACGCGTACGCCTCCATGATCCGCTGCTCGGCCAGCTCCGGCATGATCTTCCGCCGCGCCGTCCCGTCGTACGGCGTCGGCAGGCCGTGCGCCTCGTAGTAGGCCCTGATCTCGTCACGGAAGAACAGGCCCGTGAACACCGTGGCGTGGGCGTGCAGGGACAGTTCGCGGGCCCGCTCCAGGTGCTCGTCGGAGTCATTGAGACCCGGCACGATCGGACGCCAGTACAGGACGGTCCGGTAGCGGTCGGCGTGCTCGTACAGCATGCGCAAGCTGTCGGCCGCGTACGTCGAGTTGACCGGCTCGATGGCCGGGTCGTCGATGCCGGAGTGCGTCACCAGAACGGTCAGGCGCAGTTTCGTGTACGAGTTGAGGACGGCGCAGTCCTCGGCGCTCACGCGCCACCGCGTGATGACCAGGACGTGGTTGGTCAGACCCCGGTCGTCGAGGTCGCGCAGCACTGCGAACAAGTGCGGTTTGACCACCGGCAGCATCGGGTCCGTGGCCCGGTTGAACAACTGGATCGGTGTCAGGTGCGGCCGGAAGTAAGGGTGGCCGACCAGGAGGGCGACGGCGGCTTCATCGCTCATCAGGCGCTTCGGCGTCTTCATACCGAAGTTGTCGAACAGGTGGCGGACGCAGTAACCGCACTCCAGCGGGCAGCCGACGATGTGGTTGAGCGACAACCCCGACTTGCGGTACTCGATCACGTCAGCAAGCGCGGGCTTCAACTCACCGATCTGCTCCACGGTCAGGAGCGGAAGCAGACGGCGGCGCGGTACGACGGGAACGGTCATCAGGACCTCCAAGCGCGGACTGTTCAGCGGTCGGTGGGTGTGGGCTGAGCGGGAATGGGTGTGGGGGCGATGAGCAGGCCGCGGCGGTTGGCGCCGAACCAGGTGCCGAAGTCGCGGCGGGCGGCGTCCGCGTCGTCCGAGGTGTGCACGAGGTTGTGCACGAGGCGCTTCTCGTCAAGGGCGCGCTCCAGGCTGTCGTGGCCGAGGTCGCCTCGGATCGTGCCGGGCGCCGCCCGCGGTGGGTCGAAGTGGCCGATGAGCTGGCGCAGTCGGTCGTGGATGCCCGGTTCGCCGTGGGCGAGAGCGACGGTCACCGCTTTGCCCGCGTAGGCGTCGTCCAGGCATGTGGGGATGTCCCGGTCGGGGAAGTGGTCCGCGTCGGCGAGGAGGTCCCAGTAGTGGACATGGGCCTGCCACGGCTGCACGGTGACGTTGCGGCGGTTTGCGACCGTGCCGACCGCGGCCTCGATCCGCTCAAGGATGGCGTCTACCACGCCGCGTTCGACGGCATCCGGTTTGCACAGGATCACCGAACACCGGTCGAAGTCGGCGATCTGCAGACGACGGCCAGGCCCGTACCAAGTCCCGTACTCCCGGCGGGCGCTGGCCGCGTCGTCACTGGCCTCGACGAGATTACGTACGAGACGGTGCTCCGCCTCGGCCTCCTTGAGGCTGTCGTCGCCCAGGTCACCGCGGATCGTGCCGACCTCTGCCCGGGCCGGATCGGTGTGCCCGATCAACTGGCGCAGCCGGGCATGGAGGCCGGGTTCACCGTGCGCGAGCGCCACGGTGACCTGCCGGCCCGCGAACGCGTCATCGATCAAAGTCGGCAGATCGGGAAGGTTACGGCGGCCCGTGTCGGCGAGGAGATCCCGGTAGACGACGTGCGGCTGCCACGGCTCGGCGATCAGGTCCAGACGGTCCGAGATGGCGATTCCCGCTGCACAGACCATCCCGAGGATCCGGTCGACCAGGCCACGCGCCACGGCGTCGGGTTTGCACAGGATGACCGCCCAGCGGTCGAAGTCGACGCCCTCGACCACCGCGCCGCTCATCGGCCTACTGCCGCTCACCGGGAACCCCCACCCGAAGTCGCGGTGCAGACCGGCCACTTGTGTTCCATGAGCCAGCGCAGGCCGGGATCGAGCGCGGCCAGGACAGCCGGGTCGACCACGGCGGCCTGGTCGTGCTGGATCTGCCGGTACAGCTCGAAAAGCAGCACCACCTGTTGCCAGTACGGATCCA
This is a stretch of genomic DNA from Streptomyces sp. NBC_00285. It encodes these proteins:
- a CDS encoding aldo/keto reductase, which codes for MTSALPGGTITIAGKTVSRLGFGTMSLTGPGTWGEPSDRETALSILRQAVNTYGISHIDTADAYGPHTAEQLIRDALYPYAEHVLIATKVGMVRPGPGQWMSLGSPYYLRACAEASLRRLRVERLELCYLHRIDPEVALDDQIAVLQALQDEGKIGHIGLSKVTPEVIHRVGKDLTIAAVQNVLNTTDRFDDAVEVCGELGIPYVAYRPLDAGLLARTNGPAAPLQWLLDHGSHIAPIPSTSQPSHLEEIVAAATGGA
- a CDS encoding AAA family ATPase, which codes for MTTDQPIRIGLLGTHSTGKTTLLKRIEMELRAEGITVGRTGRLGKRAAAAGLPKMQHHTAQSTEWIIAQGIADEIAAMAQGAEVVLVDRAAHDAVAYFHAALEYRRETAPRVERERLLTLAATQLPKYHLLLATVLDESVPVDTSHDYDPRYRRLVDQHVHQLLDRDDIPHLRVHSDPDSQAHIVDEAVQSCLKEALV
- a CDS encoding 3'-5' exonuclease; the encoded protein is MNFASWPTLFVVDVEGNGTNPPDLVEIAALPVRAGVPDTTTAGAWLIRPERPVTARAAGIHGLTNEVLADQPVWAQLADAVHDFLGQNWISAHNAHVDYRELHRHLPTWKPAGVIDTLRLAKATYTGLPSYTLDALIKHVAPDLSQAPRVGRHRATYDAYATAQLLLAMAGHYETWDQLVAAAVPPSLPGAPEPEEEPTLW
- a CDS encoding radical SAM protein translates to MTVPVVPRRRLLPLLTVEQIGELKPALADVIEYRKSGLSLNHIVGCPLECGYCVRHLFDNFGMKTPKRLMSDEAAVALLVGHPYFRPHLTPIQLFNRATDPMLPVVKPHLFAVLRDLDDRGLTNHVLVITRWRVSAEDCAVLNSYTKLRLTVLVTHSGIDDPAIEPVNSTYAADSLRMLYEHADRYRTVLYWRPIVPGLNDSDEHLERARELSLHAHATVFTGLFFRDEIRAYYEAHGLPTPYDGTARRKIMPELAEQRIMEAYASRNEPGGAPWGALFLKTSCGVAYAHGEADYNGHFGIDELCRICPPGQIALCKEAWVRPDLAEVTRQARALGATGDVEINERAIVVEGLDEPPRYFLQHGFGYQCHDREKPHLHRQHGRAPIGWEAENGTTTP
- a CDS encoding nucleoside-diphosphate kinase yields the protein MSGSRPMSGAVVEGVDFDRWAVILCKPDAVARGLVDRILGMVCAAGIAISDRLDLIAEPWQPHVVYRDLLADTGRRNLPDLPTLIDDAFAGRQVTVALAHGEPGLHARLRQLIGHTDPARAEVGTIRGDLGDDSLKEAEAEHRLVRNLVEASDDAASARREYGTWYGPGRRLQIADFDRCSVILCKPDAVERGVVDAILERIEAAVGTVANRRNVTVQPWQAHVHYWDLLADADHFPDRDIPTCLDDAYAGKAVTVALAHGEPGIHDRLRQLIGHFDPPRAAPGTIRGDLGHDSLERALDEKRLVHNLVHTSDDADAARRDFGTWFGANRRGLLIAPTPIPAQPTPTDR